Below is a genomic region from Fusobacterium canifelinum.
AAAGTTAATAATTTGCCAGAAAAAAGTATAATCAATAGATATTATTGGCACAATACCTTCCCTCCTTTCATCAGGTTAAATTGTAAAATATATTATCCTAATTTGCTTAAGAAAGGATTTGCATAAAGTAAAATTAAAGCTATAACTAGTGAGTAGATACCAGTAGATTCTGCTACTGCTTGTCCTAAAATCATTGTAGATATAATGCTTCCTCTTGCTTCTGGTTGTCTTGCAACAGATTCAACTGCTTTTCCTGCTGCATATCCTTCTCCAATTCCTGGTCCTAATCCTGCTATCATAGCAAGTCCTGCACCTACTGCTGAACATCCTAAAACTATTGTTTTTGCTGTTAATAAATCCATATTATAAATCCTCCTAATATTTTATTTTAAAATTTTATATTATTTTTATCTTAACTCTAATCAGTATATTCAGTATCTCCTATAGAACCTTGAACATACACCATAGAAAGAGTTACGAAAACAAAACTTTGCACCAAACCTGCAAATAAATCAAAGTATAAATGTAGAGCCGCTGGAACAAAATAAGGCACTGCCATATAAATAAGTCCCATTATGACCATACCAGCAAACATATTACCAAACAATCTCATAGATATATTTAGTGGTTTAGCAAATTCTCCTACAACATTTAAAGGTAACATGACTGGTGTTGGATCTGCAAAGCCTTTTAAATATCCAAATATTCCATTATTTTTGATGTTTATTGATATAAACAATGTTGTTACAATTAAAGCTAAACCAATTGTAGTATTTAAATCAGCTGTTGGAGCTCTAAATGCAGGATAAATGATAAATATACCATCTTTTATACTAAACCATGGAATAGGGAAAAATGTTATTATATTTGATAAAAATATAAACAAGAATAAACTTGCAAAAAATGTATAATATTTCTTCTTCCAAACTCCTAATATTTGTCCAATAGTTCCATCTAAAAATTCATAAATTCCTTCAAGGACTGACTGAAATTTTCCAGGTATTAGTTGTAAATTTCTGGTTCCAAATTTAAAGAATAGAAAGAAAATAAGTAGAACAAACCAAGTTGTAACTACAGTGGAACTAACAGGAATACCGAATATTGAAAATATAATATCTGGTCCAGATACTAAAGGTCCTGTTGTAAACTCTATTGGTCCTAGTATCACTTTATACCTCCTTTCAACAATTAATTATAGTTTAATTATTTTAAAAGACTTTTAATTTTTTTTAGAATATTTATAAAATAAATTGAAAGTTTCACATTCAATGTTCCTATAAATCCACTTAAAAAAAGTTGAAAGTCATTGGTAAAATATAATAATGCACCTAAAAACAATAAGTGTAAAAAATATCTTTTTGCATAGCCTATATAAGCAATTCTTTTAGCGACTTTTATATCTTTTGTGTAAGTAATTGCTTTACTATCTAAGGAAAGCATATATAAGGCTATAACAGATATAGCACAACCTCCAGAAATTCCAAATAAAAGGTATTTGTTTTGAAAAATTAATCCAAGCAAAAAAGTTACAATAGTGACTGTTATAGTTATTTTAAAAAGCTTTTTAATTTCCTCCATCTAATACCTTTCCTTCTTATTTCTATAAACTATAAAACTGAATATTCCTTATATTATCATAAATAGAAAAAAAATAAAACTTAAAAATTTTTAATTTAATTCTTTTTCTATTAATTGAGCAATATCTTCAGCAAGTTTATGAACAAGTTGTTTGTCATCTCCCTCAGTCATTACTCTTATTAAAGGTTCTGTTCCAGATTTCCTTACTAAAATCCTAACTTCATCTTTATATTTTTGGTTTGCTTCATTAATAAAAGACATTATTTTTTCATTTTTATCCCAAGTGTTTTTCTTAGTATTGTCAACTTTTACATTTATTAAAGTTTGAG
It encodes:
- the atpB gene encoding F0F1 ATP synthase subunit A; this encodes MILGPIEFTTGPLVSGPDIIFSIFGIPVSSTVVTTWFVLLIFFLFFKFGTRNLQLIPGKFQSVLEGIYEFLDGTIGQILGVWKKKYYTFFASLFLFIFLSNIITFFPIPWFSIKDGIFIIYPAFRAPTADLNTTIGLALIVTTLFISINIKNNGIFGYLKGFADPTPVMLPLNVVGEFAKPLNISMRLFGNMFAGMVIMGLIYMAVPYFVPAALHLYFDLFAGLVQSFVFVTLSMVYVQGSIGDTEYTD
- the atpE gene encoding ATP synthase F0 subunit C, with the translated sequence MDLLTAKTIVLGCSAVGAGLAMIAGLGPGIGEGYAAGKAVESVARQPEARGSIISTMILGQAVAESTGIYSLVIALILLYANPFLSKLG